In the Leptospira sp. WS4.C2 genome, one interval contains:
- a CDS encoding helix-turn-helix domain-containing protein, whose protein sequence is MNTKRVGQIIREAREDKKLSVKDVAKETNIAAKYIIALETEDYSQFPAETFALGFLKNYASYLKLDTAMLLNLYRGEQIEESQAPLEELTRPTTTAFSLDRNKIISLVSIFLFVISAYIIYISFEDSGSGSMDEETAEVGSTVETVASSDIPSGINFVSQSVPENASVPFILTEDRGVSFSVNNQQCKMFIKGVSNGKANLGFNIFPEKNVYFFQTAEGEETILSYRIEELTSLRRDIRVVTQAVTEKSAKVLVTLKEEREGAAVKSPVGDVPIQVTLFFSKPSYVEFVLDGQMGERGLVSAGEVKHLEARDRLEIKVGDGGAVEMVQNGKERSVLGKPGKLVKKIFIRKPNPYDSTQSIIGELGE, encoded by the coding sequence TTGAATACAAAACGAGTCGGTCAAATCATACGAGAAGCTAGGGAAGATAAAAAACTTTCCGTCAAAGATGTAGCCAAAGAAACAAATATCGCTGCCAAGTACATCATTGCTTTAGAAACAGAAGACTATTCTCAGTTCCCTGCAGAGACCTTTGCTCTTGGTTTTCTAAAAAACTATGCAAGTTACTTAAAACTGGATACAGCAATGCTTCTCAATCTTTACCGTGGGGAACAAATTGAGGAATCGCAAGCTCCGCTCGAAGAGCTAACTCGTCCGACCACCACTGCATTTAGTTTGGACCGCAATAAAATCATAAGTCTTGTATCCATCTTTCTTTTTGTGATCTCCGCTTACATCATCTACATTAGTTTTGAAGATTCAGGATCTGGATCCATGGATGAGGAAACAGCAGAAGTGGGATCTACTGTGGAGACCGTCGCTAGTTCCGACATTCCGTCTGGGATAAATTTTGTTTCCCAAAGTGTTCCAGAAAATGCCAGTGTTCCATTTATCTTAACCGAAGACCGTGGTGTGAGTTTTAGTGTAAACAACCAACAGTGTAAGATGTTCATCAAAGGTGTTTCCAATGGAAAAGCAAACCTTGGATTCAATATCTTCCCTGAGAAAAATGTATACTTTTTCCAAACAGCAGAAGGCGAAGAAACCATCCTTTCTTATCGCATTGAGGAACTAACCTCTCTTCGTCGAGACATCCGAGTGGTGACGCAAGCCGTTACTGAAAAATCTGCCAAAGTTCTAGTGACATTAAAAGAAGAAAGAGAAGGGGCAGCCGTAAAATCTCCTGTTGGAGATGTTCCGATCCAAGTGACACTCTTTTTTTCCAAACCAAGTTATGTTGAATTTGTGTTAGATGGACAGATGGGAGAACGAGGACTGGTATCTGCCGGCGAAGTCAAACACTTAGAAGCTCGTGACAGACTCGAAATCAAAGTCGGTGACGGTGGGGCCGTGGAAATGGTTCAAAATGGGAAAGAACGTTCTGTTCTTGGAAAACCAGGAAAACTTGTCAAAAAAATCTTCATCCGCAAACCAAATCCTTATGATTCTACTCAGTCCATCATTGGAGAGTTAGGCGAATAA
- a CDS encoding MiaB/RimO family radical SAM methylthiotransferase, producing the protein MPKVKEKTEETPKSFFITTLGCPKNTVDSMAMHQSLLKEGLLPAAGPEASDFHLVNTCTFIQDATKETIQTILDSIDIKKKNKQKLVVVGCFAERAGKEISDDLPEVDLHFGTGKYDKAGEILRKNFPLEFKDLTEFNADLLERLVTSKGIENYSKPYSYVKISDGCNRGCHFCIIPNLRGKYRDTESSDVLEQTKRAVRAGSKEICLVSQDTVFYGKDTDKLLDLVRSVADVEGLELLRLLYLYPDKKTEKLLDLYKEIPKIAPYLESPLQHVSKSVLKSMNRTGEYSYFKSLFQKARDLRPELEIRTSFILGFPGETMEDVEEIIRFVEDVKPEKVNLFPYSPQEGTKGATMDGQIKDKEIARRVNLVRDAYLGTLKSIHQNRIGKIYPAVVDEVLEKGAMVRRFQDAPEIDEVVYVEDMGLKLGQFGQVRVDSFFELDMAGTWVV; encoded by the coding sequence ATGCCAAAGGTTAAGGAAAAAACCGAAGAGACACCGAAGTCGTTTTTTATCACGACTCTCGGTTGTCCTAAAAATACCGTTGATTCGATGGCCATGCACCAGTCGTTACTGAAGGAAGGTCTTCTTCCTGCGGCAGGTCCTGAAGCCAGTGATTTCCACTTAGTCAATACTTGTACTTTTATCCAAGATGCCACCAAAGAAACCATCCAAACTATTTTGGATTCTATCGATATCAAAAAGAAGAACAAACAAAAGTTAGTGGTTGTGGGTTGTTTTGCAGAACGTGCAGGAAAGGAAATTTCCGACGATCTTCCCGAAGTGGACCTCCACTTTGGAACCGGTAAATATGATAAAGCAGGGGAGATTTTACGTAAAAACTTTCCTCTAGAATTCAAAGACCTAACCGAATTCAATGCCGATCTTTTGGAAAGGCTTGTTACAAGTAAGGGAATTGAAAACTATTCCAAACCATACTCTTATGTAAAAATTTCTGATGGTTGCAACAGAGGTTGTCACTTCTGTATCATTCCTAATTTACGAGGGAAGTATCGAGATACAGAAAGTTCTGATGTTTTAGAACAAACAAAACGTGCTGTGAGAGCAGGTTCCAAAGAGATTTGTCTTGTTTCACAAGACACTGTGTTTTATGGAAAAGACACGGACAAACTTTTGGATTTGGTGCGTTCGGTTGCGGATGTAGAAGGATTAGAACTCTTGAGACTTCTCTATCTTTACCCAGACAAAAAAACAGAAAAGTTACTCGATCTTTATAAAGAAATTCCTAAAATTGCCCCGTATTTGGAAAGCCCATTGCAACATGTTTCCAAGTCTGTTTTAAAATCCATGAATCGTACCGGCGAATACTCTTACTTCAAATCTTTATTCCAAAAAGCAAGGGACCTTCGGCCTGAATTGGAAATTCGCACATCCTTTATCCTTGGTTTCCCTGGGGAAACAATGGAAGATGTGGAAGAGATCATTCGTTTTGTCGAAGATGTAAAACCGGAAAAGGTAAATCTTTTTCCTTATTCCCCACAAGAGGGAACGAAAGGTGCGACCATGGATGGACAAATCAAAGACAAAGAAATTGCACGCCGTGTGAACTTGGTGCGTGATGCCTATCTTGGAACTTTGAAATCCATTCACCAAAATCGAATTGGAAAAATTTATCCCGCTGTTGTGGACGAGGTTTTGGAAAAAGGAGCCATGGTTCGAAGGTTCCAAGATGCTCCTGAGATTGATGAAGTTGTCTATGTAGAAGATATGGGTTTGAAACTCGGCCAGTTCGGTCAGGTTCGTGTGGACTCTTTTTTTGAATTAGATATGGCAGGGACTTGGGTGGTTTGA
- the pgsA gene encoding CDP-diacylglycerol--glycerol-3-phosphate 3-phosphatidyltransferase, with product MEDWKTIANIPNLLTVLRVLALPFFIFALFQKEWEYQIFAFVLFALASLTDLVDGYLARKWNQQTEFGKFLDPLADKFLVIGCFVTFLFIHEPIEVWMVVLIIARDMLITFLRYIAVRSGKSLRTTMMGKVKTAFQMGAILMILVVFMLISGKRRAMINETYAMGKLAGYSTFEVASQHANEFYTLVKTTESLSFKDFFDSIASFVPYFGMLFTTFITVISGLRYIVTNYQLLTFTNLKRIFYDRSHN from the coding sequence TTGGAAGACTGGAAAACCATTGCCAATATTCCGAACCTACTCACTGTTCTACGGGTTCTTGCACTTCCATTTTTTATTTTTGCCCTCTTTCAAAAGGAATGGGAATACCAGATTTTTGCTTTTGTTCTCTTTGCCCTTGCTTCCCTCACTGATCTTGTGGATGGATATCTGGCACGGAAGTGGAACCAACAAACAGAATTTGGAAAGTTCCTAGATCCTCTCGCTGATAAATTTTTAGTCATCGGATGTTTTGTTACCTTTTTATTCATCCACGAGCCAATTGAAGTATGGATGGTAGTTCTTATCATCGCACGCGATATGCTCATCACCTTCCTTCGTTATATTGCTGTCCGCTCTGGAAAAAGCCTTCGCACCACCATGATGGGAAAGGTAAAAACTGCCTTCCAGATGGGAGCCATCCTTATGATCCTTGTTGTGTTTATGCTGATCTCCGGCAAAAGACGAGCCATGATCAATGAAACATATGCTATGGGAAAACTAGCAGGTTACTCTACTTTCGAAGTAGCCTCCCAACATGCGAATGAGTTTTATACGCTTGTCAAAACTACAGAGAGTTTAAGTTTTAAAGATTTTTTTGATTCCATAGCGTCCTTTGTTCCTTATTTCGGGATGTTATTCACAACTTTCATCACTGTGATTTCAGGACTTCGTTATATTGTGACCAATTATCAGTTGTTAACTTTCACTAAC